The Scomber japonicus isolate fScoJap1 chromosome 13, fScoJap1.pri, whole genome shotgun sequence genome includes a window with the following:
- the faxdc2 gene encoding fatty acid hydroxylase domain-containing protein 2, with protein sequence MTAKTKHSDAMGAAAAGSGSRQGPEGLWDSVKKAVFVIGSGILFLAAFGNSLTWHFQKFWGASGDFWQNLWTKLYLRFEGHEAFLFYCGTMLLPTIAFWGTNALLLLVDTSGKPSFITRYRIQVDKNNPVDPAKLRHALKCVGFNWICISGPMVVIAYHLMSWKGKPCGPELPTFHWALTELAVFSIVEELMFYYSHRLFHHPSLYKHFHKQHHEWTAPIGVVAIYAHPLEHVLSNTLPVVIGPVLLGSHVSTASMWYCLALISTTISHCGYHLPFLPSPEFHDYHHLKFNQCFGVLGVLDRLHSTDTKFRQTKQYERHTLLTNLTPLNESIPDTPKKGQ encoded by the exons CAG GGCCCAGAAGGACTGTGGGACTCCGTGAAGAAAGCTGTGTTTGTCATCGGATCGGGAATCTTATTCCTGGCTGCGTTTGGCAACTCGCTGACATG GCATTTTCAGAAGTTCTGGGGAGCTTCAGGAGATTTCTGGCAGAATTTGTGGACCAAGCTCTACTTGAGGTTCGAGGGTCATGAAGCATTTTTGTTCTACTGtg gGACCATGTTACTCCCAACTATTGCGTTCTGGGGGACGAATGCTCTGCTGCTATTGGTGGACACCAGTGGTAAACCCTCCTTCATCACTCGCTACCGCATCCAAGTGGACAAGAATAACCCG GTGGATCCTGCTAAGCTGCGCCATGCACTGAAGTGTGTCGGCTTCAACTGGATATGCATCTCCGGGCCCATGGTGGTGATAGCTTACCACCTGATGAGCTGGAAAGGAAAGCCCTGTGGCCCTGAGCTGCCCACCTTCCACTGGGCCCTGACGGAGCTGGCTGTCTTTTCCATCGTGGAGGAACTTATGTTTTACTATTCTCATAG GCTGTTTCACCATCCCAGCCTCTACAAGCATTTCCACAAACAGCACCATGAGTGGACTGCTCCCATTGGAGTCGTCGCCATCTACGCCCATCCTCTGGAGCATGTG CTCTCCAACACGCTGCCAGTAGTAATTGGGCCTGTGCTCCTGGGCTCCCACGTGAGCACTGCCTCCATGTGGTACTGTCTGGCTCTAATCAGCACCACCATCTCCCACTGCGGATACCACCTCCCGTTCCTGCCCTCACCCGAGTTCCATGACTACCACCACCTCAA GTTCAACCAGTGTTTTGGCGTGTTGGGCGTGCTGGACAGGCTCCACAGTACCGACACCAAATTCAGGCAGACCAAACAGTATGAACGCCACACCCTGCTCACCAACTTGACTCCGCTGAACGAGAGCATCCCCGACACACCCAAGAAGGGCCAGTGA